From a single Geoanaerobacter pelophilus genomic region:
- a CDS encoding proton-conducting transporter transmembrane domain-containing protein, protein MDQLAQGVSLSANLVLVATLLAGCSGIPGLFLGSRPGRGQIVAAWFLVAAGVLGVTGAVIHLFRERSESFILSWTLPFGTAELSIDPLSAIFLIPIFLVGACSGLYAVGYWPASRQRGSEARLSFFLGTLVASMSLVVMACNGALFLIVWEFMALSSFFAMTVSDRDRQVRDAGLVYLVATHCGTLLLFVMFAHLKVVTGGFSLPAVGSLDPNSGYATLIFLAALIGFGAKAGLMPFHVWLPAAHASAPSHISAMMSGVMLKMGIYGIVRVLSFFSVPPIWWGVLVLVLGVISGVVGVMFALGQHDIKRLLAYHSIENIGIIAIGIGLALIGRTMGSSDLALLGMSGALLHTVNHATFKSLLFLGAGSVIHATETREIDLMGGLSRRLPWTSLCFLVGSVAICGLPPLNGFVSEFLVYLAAFSGLIATESWLAAIPAMAAPALALIGALAVACFVKVFGIAFLGLPRSISKEDEHEGGWQMLTPMVLLASICIFIGVFPFLISPLVQSAAFAWLPSLAASSSRLPSLAPLVSIAAVNGLLLALILVFSYVILKRVGSLGVSPGVTWDCGYIEPTPRMQYTSSSFAEMLTRLNAMFLRPEWHSTKIKGLFPAAAKFSSHVPEVVLEQLYLPFLAKIQSLIAPLRRVQHGQLHLYVLYILVTLVSLLFWSHW, encoded by the coding sequence CCAGGGAGTGTCCCTCTCCGCCAACCTCGTGCTGGTTGCCACTTTGTTGGCCGGGTGTTCGGGGATTCCGGGACTTTTTCTCGGCAGCCGCCCCGGACGTGGCCAGATTGTGGCTGCATGGTTTCTTGTCGCAGCCGGCGTCCTTGGCGTTACCGGCGCAGTAATTCATTTGTTCCGGGAGAGGAGTGAGAGTTTCATCCTCTCCTGGACACTTCCCTTCGGCACCGCCGAACTCTCCATCGATCCCCTTTCAGCAATCTTCCTGATCCCCATATTCCTCGTCGGCGCCTGTTCTGGGTTATATGCAGTCGGTTATTGGCCGGCAAGCCGTCAACGTGGTAGCGAGGCCCGCCTGTCATTTTTTCTCGGTACTCTGGTTGCCTCGATGTCCCTGGTGGTGATGGCCTGCAACGGCGCTTTATTCCTTATTGTCTGGGAATTCATGGCCCTTTCGTCGTTCTTTGCCATGACTGTCTCCGACAGGGACCGCCAGGTAAGGGATGCCGGGCTGGTTTACCTTGTCGCCACCCATTGCGGCACGCTACTGTTGTTCGTCATGTTCGCGCACCTCAAAGTCGTTACCGGTGGTTTCTCCTTACCGGCTGTCGGCTCTCTTGATCCAAACTCCGGATATGCCACCCTGATCTTTCTCGCCGCACTCATCGGCTTCGGGGCCAAAGCAGGGCTTATGCCGTTTCACGTCTGGCTGCCTGCGGCCCATGCCAGTGCTCCCAGCCACATCTCTGCCATGATGTCCGGGGTGATGCTCAAGATGGGGATATACGGGATCGTCAGGGTCTTGTCGTTTTTCTCGGTGCCGCCGATCTGGTGGGGGGTGCTTGTCCTGGTCCTCGGCGTTATTTCCGGCGTTGTCGGCGTCATGTTCGCCCTGGGGCAACACGACATCAAGCGGCTCCTTGCCTACCACAGCATCGAGAATATCGGCATCATCGCCATTGGTATCGGTCTGGCCCTGATCGGGCGCACCATGGGCTCTTCCGATCTGGCACTGCTCGGGATGTCCGGGGCACTGCTCCATACTGTCAATCATGCTACCTTCAAGTCGTTACTCTTCCTTGGCGCAGGGTCGGTTATTCACGCCACCGAAACCCGGGAAATAGACCTCATGGGCGGTTTATCACGGCGCCTCCCCTGGACATCCTTATGTTTTCTGGTCGGGTCGGTGGCAATATGCGGACTGCCGCCGCTGAACGGGTTTGTCAGCGAATTTCTCGTTTACCTGGCCGCCTTTTCCGGGCTGATCGCTACCGAAAGCTGGCTTGCGGCAATTCCGGCGATGGCGGCTCCGGCGCTTGCCTTGATTGGGGCTCTGGCTGTGGCCTGTTTTGTCAAAGTCTTTGGTATTGCCTTTCTTGGCTTACCCCGCAGCATCTCTAAAGAAGACGAGCATGAAGGTGGCTGGCAGATGCTGACGCCGATGGTGCTGCTTGCGTCCATCTGTATTTTTATCGGCGTCTTCCCGTTTCTGATCTCGCCTCTTGTACAGAGTGCAGCCTTTGCCTGGCTCCCGTCTCTTGCTGCCTCTTCAAGCCGCTTGCCGTCTCTGGCGCCTCTGGTCTCGATTGCTGCGGTCAACGGCCTGTTATTGGCCCTGATTCTTGTCTTTTCATATGTGATCCTGAAGAGGGTGGGATCGCTAGGCGTGTCCCCGGGAGTTACCTGGGATTGCGGTTATATCGAGCCGACCCCCAGGATGCAGTACACCTCTTCATCATTTGCAGAGATGCTGACCCGGCTGAATGCCATGTTTTTGCGGCCTGAGTGGCATAGTACGAAGATAAAGGGGTTGTTTCCGGCAGCAGCAAAGTTTTCCAGTCATGTTCCGGAAGTGGTTTTGGAGCAGCTTTACTTGCCGTTCCTCGCTAAGATCCAGTCTTTAATCGCCCCGCTCAGAAGGGTGCAGCATGGGCAGCTTCATCTGTATGTCCTTTATATCCTTGTTACCCTGGTCTCTTTACTGTTCTGGAGTCATTGGTGA